A genomic window from Motilibacter aurantiacus includes:
- a CDS encoding glycoside hydrolase family 43 protein, translating into MRSSAVSPARTPVVAGAFANPVLDAGPQVDHGDPFVLEFLGEYFLYYSGPTRIDVWRSSDLVTWEPAGTALTGAPSGHWAEVELWAPEVVYRGGEFVMYVAATRRGGPGRTAGKAAGADGGDDEQRRQGTARARSPLGPFVWDDEPLVGEWSIDAHPFVDDDGSEWLFYNVRNEETRHADGTLGCGNVVDRVLPDGTLAGEPVPVAYPSEPWEAHPEGGQYWNEAPFTLKRRGRYYQMYSGGFFGGDGYSLGVTVADSVAGPWEKASRHPIFTSGTDVTGPGHHCVTVAPDGITPYAVYHGYVGDAYGRKVHVDPLYWVGDGPQLGRGATRPTSPSGRPQPLPPRPAYDAAVGPFHLRAWMQGAVTLVDGVGVALDGDAACLVEAVYDGAALTVRRNGAIVARREGPARPELQCGTVLHSALTSRLDVDAEQALEPGEQLVREWGGSLPVECTLAVSGRARVELGDEAVVVEAGDAYELVGLGSPTGAQQVRVTALGPCRVADVVLVSRAG; encoded by the coding sequence GTGAGATCCAGCGCCGTCTCCCCGGCACGTACTCCCGTCGTCGCGGGGGCCTTCGCCAACCCCGTGCTCGACGCCGGCCCGCAGGTGGACCACGGCGACCCGTTCGTCCTGGAGTTCCTCGGGGAGTACTTCCTCTACTACTCGGGCCCGACCCGGATCGACGTCTGGCGCTCGAGCGACCTCGTCACCTGGGAGCCGGCCGGCACCGCTCTCACCGGCGCGCCGTCCGGGCACTGGGCCGAGGTCGAGCTCTGGGCGCCCGAGGTCGTCTACCGGGGCGGCGAGTTCGTCATGTACGTCGCGGCCACCCGCCGCGGCGGGCCTGGCCGCACCGCCGGCAAGGCCGCCGGTGCCGACGGTGGCGACGACGAGCAGCGCCGGCAGGGCACCGCCCGGGCACGCTCGCCGCTCGGGCCGTTCGTGTGGGACGACGAGCCGCTCGTCGGCGAGTGGTCGATCGACGCGCACCCGTTCGTCGATGACGACGGCAGCGAGTGGCTGTTCTACAACGTGCGCAACGAGGAGACCCGGCACGCCGACGGGACGCTCGGCTGCGGCAACGTGGTCGACCGTGTCCTGCCCGACGGCACGCTCGCCGGCGAGCCGGTCCCGGTGGCGTACCCGAGCGAGCCGTGGGAGGCCCACCCGGAGGGTGGCCAGTACTGGAACGAGGCGCCCTTCACGCTCAAGCGCCGCGGCCGCTACTACCAGATGTACTCGGGGGGCTTCTTCGGCGGCGACGGCTACAGCCTGGGCGTCACGGTCGCCGACTCCGTCGCCGGCCCCTGGGAGAAGGCGTCGCGGCACCCGATCTTCACCAGCGGGACGGACGTGACCGGCCCCGGGCACCACTGCGTGACCGTGGCCCCCGACGGCATCACCCCGTACGCGGTCTACCACGGCTACGTGGGCGACGCGTACGGCCGCAAGGTCCACGTCGACCCGCTCTACTGGGTGGGCGACGGGCCTCAGCTCGGCCGGGGTGCCACCCGCCCGACCAGCCCTTCCGGGCGGCCGCAGCCGCTGCCGCCGCGCCCGGCGTACGACGCGGCCGTGGGCCCGTTCCACCTGCGCGCGTGGATGCAGGGGGCCGTCACCCTCGTCGACGGCGTGGGGGTGGCCCTCGACGGGGACGCGGCCTGCCTGGTGGAGGCCGTGTACGACGGGGCCGCCCTGACCGTGCGCCGCAACGGCGCGATCGTGGCCCGGCGCGAGGGACCGGCCCGCCCGGAGCTGCAGTGCGGCACGGTGCTGCACTCGGCCCTCACCTCGCGGCTCGACGTCGACGCCGAGCAGGCCCTGGAGCCGGGGGAGCAGCTGGTGCGCGAGTGGGGTGGGAGCCTGCCGGTGGAGTGCACGCTGGCGGTGTCCGGCCGGGCCCGGGTCGAGCTGGGGGACGAGGCCGTCGTCGTCGAGGCCGGTGACGCGTACGAGCTGGTGGGGCTCGGCTCCCCGACCGGCGCCCAGCAGGTCCGGGTCACCGCGCTCGGGCCGTGCCGGGTGGCCGACGTGGTCCTGGTCTCGCGGGCCGGCTGA
- the glf gene encoding UDP-galactopyranose mutase has protein sequence MSAPQGKPDLVVVGAGLFGLTVAEVVARELGRRVLVLERRDHPGGNAWSEREPTTGIEVHRYGAHLFHTSNERVWEYVNRFTAFTGYQHRVFSIFKGRVYPMPINLGTICEYFGEYLSPEEARALVREQAGETAGREPGNLEEKAISLIGRPLYEAFVRGYTAKQWQTDPRELDPGIITRLPVRYTFDNRYFTDTYEGLPVDGYAAWLTRMTESPLIDVQLGVDFFDVRGELPAGVPIVYTGALDRYFDYAEGPLAWRTLDFEQEVLPIGDFQGTPVMNYADEDVPWTRIHEFRHFHPEREHPADRTVIVREYSRWAAQDDEPYYPVNAAGDRERLNRYRERAQAERDVWFGGRLGTYKYLDMHMAIASAFSMVDNELRSRLA, from the coding sequence ATGAGCGCCCCTCAGGGAAAGCCCGACCTGGTCGTCGTCGGCGCAGGCCTCTTCGGCCTCACCGTCGCCGAGGTGGTGGCCCGTGAGCTGGGCCGGCGCGTGCTGGTGCTCGAGCGGCGCGACCACCCCGGCGGCAACGCCTGGTCGGAGCGCGAGCCGACGACGGGGATCGAGGTGCACCGCTACGGCGCGCACCTCTTCCACACGTCGAACGAGCGGGTGTGGGAGTACGTCAACCGGTTCACCGCCTTCACCGGCTACCAGCACCGGGTCTTCTCCATCTTCAAGGGCCGCGTCTACCCGATGCCGATCAACCTCGGCACCATCTGCGAGTACTTCGGGGAGTACCTCAGCCCCGAGGAGGCGCGCGCGCTCGTCCGCGAGCAGGCGGGGGAGACGGCCGGCCGCGAGCCGGGCAACCTCGAGGAGAAGGCGATCTCGCTGATCGGCCGGCCGTTGTACGAGGCGTTCGTCCGCGGCTACACGGCGAAGCAGTGGCAGACGGACCCGCGCGAGCTCGACCCGGGAATCATCACGCGGCTGCCGGTGCGCTACACCTTCGACAACCGCTACTTCACCGACACGTACGAAGGGCTGCCGGTCGACGGGTATGCGGCCTGGCTGACCCGGATGACCGAGTCCCCGCTGATCGATGTGCAACTCGGCGTGGACTTCTTCGACGTCCGTGGCGAGCTGCCGGCGGGGGTGCCGATCGTCTACACCGGTGCGCTGGACCGCTACTTCGACTACGCCGAGGGGCCGCTGGCCTGGCGGACGCTCGACTTCGAGCAGGAGGTCCTGCCGATCGGCGACTTCCAGGGCACGCCGGTCATGAACTACGCGGACGAGGACGTCCCGTGGACCCGGATCCACGAGTTCCGACACTTCCACCCGGAGCGCGAGCACCCGGCCGACCGCACCGTCATCGTGCGCGAGTACTCCCGATGGGCGGCGCAGGACGACGAGCCGTACTACCCGGTGAACGCGGCCGGGGACCGGGAGCGGCTGAACCGGTACCGGGAGCGTGCGCAGGCCGAGCGCGACGTGTGGTTCGGAGGCCGGCTCGGCACCTACAAATATCTAGACATGCACATGGCGATCGCCTCCGCGTTCTCGATGGTGGACAACGAGCTGCGGTCGAGGCTCGCCTAG
- the ppk2 gene encoding polyphosphate kinase 2, with product MGEAETDELDLPEGTAASAEAAGSPVDHLPAAAEVVPPEIRRTVEPTPLAEELSHLRVDVDEEGEPILLRSDGSVIDTWREGYPYTERMTRHEYDRTKRLLQIELLKLQNWVKASGERLVILFEGRDAAGKGGTIKRFTEHLNPRGAQVVALEKPSERERTQWYFQRYIAHLPAAGEIVLFDRSWYNRAGVERVMGFTTPSEYLEFMRQAPDLERMLVRSGIHLVKLWFSVSQAEQRTRFLIRQIDPVRQWKLSPMDLASLDRWDDYTEAKEAMFFYTDTADAPWTVLKSNDKKRARLEAMRHVLSLFDYDGKDVEVVGTPDPLIVGRGSKVFEQGENGDVLFPRL from the coding sequence ATGGGCGAGGCCGAGACCGACGAGCTTGACCTGCCGGAGGGGACCGCGGCGAGCGCGGAGGCCGCCGGCTCGCCCGTCGACCACCTGCCGGCCGCGGCGGAGGTCGTGCCGCCGGAGATCCGTCGCACGGTCGAGCCGACCCCGCTCGCGGAGGAGCTGTCGCACCTGCGGGTGGACGTCGACGAGGAGGGCGAGCCGATCCTGCTGCGCTCCGACGGCAGCGTGATCGACACCTGGCGGGAGGGCTACCCGTACACCGAGCGCATGACCCGGCACGAGTACGACCGGACCAAGCGCCTGCTGCAGATCGAGCTGCTGAAGCTGCAGAACTGGGTCAAGGCGTCGGGAGAGCGGCTCGTCATCCTCTTCGAGGGGCGGGACGCGGCCGGCAAGGGCGGGACGATCAAGCGCTTCACCGAGCACCTCAACCCGCGCGGGGCGCAGGTGGTCGCGCTGGAGAAGCCCTCGGAGCGCGAGCGCACGCAGTGGTACTTCCAGCGCTACATCGCGCACCTGCCCGCCGCCGGCGAGATCGTGCTCTTCGACCGGTCCTGGTACAACCGCGCCGGTGTGGAGCGGGTCATGGGCTTCACGACGCCGTCGGAGTACCTCGAGTTCATGCGTCAGGCGCCCGACCTCGAGCGCATGCTGGTCCGCTCCGGCATCCACCTGGTGAAGCTGTGGTTCTCGGTCTCCCAGGCCGAGCAGCGCACCCGCTTCCTCATCCGGCAGATCGACCCTGTCCGCCAGTGGAAGCTCTCGCCGATGGACCTGGCCTCGCTGGACCGGTGGGACGACTACACCGAGGCCAAGGAGGCGATGTTCTTCTACACCGACACCGCCGATGCCCCCTGGACGGTGCTGAAGTCGAACGACAAGAAGCGCGCTCGGCTCGAGGCCATGCGCCACGTGCTCAGCCTCTTCGACTACGACGGCAAGGACGTCGAGGTCGTCGGCACGCCGGACCCGCTGATCGTGGGGCGCGGGTCGAAGGTCTTCGAGCAGGGCGAGAACGGGGACGTGCTCTTCCCCCGGCTCTGA
- a CDS encoding alpha/beta fold hydrolase — protein sequence MRRSLLLGLVATLGLAAASVPAASAAPADAQAAAAPAARGATVVEVPITFTVRNVNRSLVPCAPDGATYHVTGSLVGPAAALDRPGGRVEGLATLYLHGLGFGKFLWNYKNVAGYDYATNQAAAGQVSVVIDRLGYGDSDHPVGTAVCTGSQADMADQMVSALRSGGYTLEKRAPLRFAKVVLAGHSYGAQIAQIAAYSFKNVDGLAVIGYSDTVASATAATAQRYAARTCGLGGKRSEKGARNYSTFGKPEDAAANLFANTNNRVLRSALRQINRDECGDLLSYKTGQTADLTYLSQVTAPVLVVSGGKDAIFPPPAGQAQAALFTGSAGVTQVEVPETGHNFTLERTHGQFETAVRSWLETLD from the coding sequence ATGCGACGATCTCTCCTCCTCGGCCTGGTCGCGACCCTCGGCCTGGCCGCCGCCTCCGTCCCGGCGGCATCCGCGGCACCAGCAGACGCGCAGGCGGCGGCCGCTCCGGCGGCCCGCGGCGCGACCGTGGTGGAGGTGCCGATCACCTTCACCGTCCGCAACGTCAACCGGTCGCTGGTGCCGTGCGCGCCGGACGGCGCGACGTACCACGTCACGGGCAGCCTGGTCGGGCCCGCCGCGGCGCTCGACCGGCCGGGCGGCAGGGTCGAGGGGCTCGCCACGCTCTACCTGCACGGCCTCGGCTTCGGCAAGTTCCTCTGGAACTACAAGAACGTCGCGGGCTACGACTACGCGACGAACCAGGCGGCGGCGGGCCAGGTGTCGGTCGTGATCGACCGGCTCGGGTACGGCGACAGCGACCACCCCGTGGGCACGGCGGTGTGCACCGGCTCGCAGGCCGACATGGCCGACCAGATGGTCAGCGCGCTCCGCTCCGGCGGCTACACGCTGGAGAAGCGTGCGCCGCTGCGCTTCGCCAAGGTCGTGCTGGCCGGCCACTCCTACGGCGCCCAGATCGCGCAGATCGCGGCCTACTCGTTCAAGAACGTCGACGGGCTCGCGGTCATCGGCTACTCGGACACGGTCGCCTCCGCGACGGCAGCCACCGCCCAGCGGTACGCCGCCCGCACCTGCGGGCTGGGCGGCAAGCGCAGTGAGAAGGGCGCCCGCAACTACTCGACCTTCGGCAAGCCCGAGGACGCGGCGGCCAACCTCTTCGCGAACACCAACAACCGGGTTTTGCGAAGCGCGCTTCGGCAGATCAACCGGGACGAGTGCGGGGACCTGCTCTCGTACAAGACCGGGCAGACGGCGGACCTGACGTACCTGTCGCAGGTGACCGCCCCCGTCCTGGTCGTCAGCGGCGGCAAGGACGCGATCTTCCCGCCGCCGGCCGGGCAGGCGCAGGCCGCGCTGTTCACGGGAAGCGCCGGGGTGACCCAGGTCGAGGTCCCGGAGACCGGGCACAACTTCACGCTCGAGCGCACGCACGGGCAGTTCGAGACCGCGGTCCGCTCCTGGCTGGAGACGCTGGACTGA
- a CDS encoding family 16 glycoside hydrolase, which produces MISRTVDRHASRGRRRAATGLLVAAVAAVSSSIVAVPTAVAAVTCISGQVCEAEQATLGGGAKTNTDHRGYTGSGFVDSVNAGASIAFGYNAAADGAHNVTIRYANSTGGDGQNTTRTMTLTVGGTDVPVQLPPSGSWDTWATVTVPVTLASGSNTLNLRVASGNSGNVNIDNITVAKTPDGAVREQGVTLRIFDLGLPLQKLCTLKPGQTPNVDVLRPNINWSTTADWAGYTANFQAQVVADLDVAQAGNYTFRVLNDDGAKVFIDGQQVIDNDGLQDSTTKDGDYTLTAGRHQLEIRYFQAGGGEKLTLSWRKPGSTTFEVVPNSVLSVEGGGARVVAPGTKECEGLSDGAGDGLPLTKVHPSFTLSNLRPAGFQPDVSGISWYPNGDAAVLTWGAAQVSTNGKLYRVSNVQGVVDPAKLAYKEVAAGLQEPQGVAVVDGDTYITSKVGLEKLVDANGDGYFEGRQRIATWPNGQNFHEFAFGLPYKDGYFYVALSVALERSGSSTVPQPGPDRGTFLKVSKDTGTIEYVAGGLRTPNGIGFGPEGEILVTDNQGGWVPASKLVQIKQGAFYNHFTTHNNAAGQPEAGRFDNQPVTKPIVWMPQNEIANSPSTPVVMQEGQFTGQLAIGDVTYGGLQRVQLEKVNGQLQGALYRMTQGLEAGVNELALGPDGDLYIGGIGYDGNWNQPGKLRYGFQKLTANDTVTMDILKTEITDKGFDITYTKPLSEETRAGLASKYQIDQWRYNPTSQYGGPKLNQENLAVTAATVSADGKKVSLTVTGVKPDRVVHIRSPRPFAAADGEALWSTEVWYTANEVPGYVAPADKGWYEAEDGQLSSGASIETEHSGYSGSGFVGGFFNNGATLTFNVNAATAGVQPVHLRYANGPNPFTGTKRVAVYVNGTKVDPWALPDTGSWKNWRTVSRDFTLQAGANTITFKYETGVDGNVNFDALKVGGGVDVCTPAAPEAGYTSLFDGTLASFQQWKMAGPGSFGRQDDCSILSVGGLGLLYHPQTFTSYSLKLDWKLAGDDNGGVFVGFPDPGNDPWVAVNKGHEIQIDATDDPSHTTGSIYGFSAADAAARDAVLKAPGQWNSYEIIVEGQRIQVWLNGVKINDYVDTDPNRMNAPSMIGLQNHGTGDEVFYRNVRVKALGDTTAPTATATVTPAAANGQNGWYVSPVTVAVNATDDSAGAVTVEYRLDGGAWTTYATPVVVAAAGEHTLEYRATDATGNVSAVKSVSFKVDAAAPVVTVSGLESGATYGDSGNLVPMWSATDAGSGLSGAVTATLDGKALAAGSTVTLYELALGEHTLAVTAKDNAGNTTTRTVTFTVGTSFADIKALIAAFHADGTISAKTVTALRDRLDKAEQAADAGSEARTISYLEQFVDRANSQVKGDDRDLMVRQLLKRDAAALIADAQRVEAAELADR; this is translated from the coding sequence GTGATTTCCCGAACCGTCGACCGGCATGCCTCCAGGGGCCGCCGAAGGGCCGCGACCGGCCTGCTCGTAGCCGCCGTCGCCGCCGTCTCCAGCTCCATCGTCGCGGTGCCCACCGCCGTCGCCGCCGTGACCTGCATCTCCGGTCAGGTGTGCGAGGCGGAGCAGGCCACGCTGGGTGGTGGCGCCAAGACCAACACGGACCACCGTGGCTACACCGGCAGCGGGTTCGTCGACAGCGTGAACGCCGGGGCCAGCATCGCCTTCGGCTACAACGCGGCGGCGGACGGCGCCCACAACGTCACGATCCGCTACGCCAACTCCACCGGTGGCGACGGTCAGAACACGACGCGGACCATGACGCTGACCGTCGGCGGCACCGACGTCCCGGTTCAGCTGCCGCCGAGCGGCAGCTGGGACACCTGGGCGACGGTCACCGTCCCGGTCACCCTGGCCTCCGGCAGCAACACGCTGAACCTGCGGGTGGCGTCGGGCAACAGCGGCAACGTCAACATCGACAACATCACCGTCGCGAAGACGCCGGACGGCGCGGTCCGCGAGCAGGGCGTCACGCTCCGCATCTTCGACCTGGGCCTCCCCCTGCAGAAGCTCTGCACGCTCAAGCCGGGCCAGACGCCGAACGTCGACGTGCTCCGCCCGAACATCAACTGGTCGACCACCGCGGACTGGGCCGGCTACACCGCCAACTTCCAGGCCCAGGTCGTCGCGGACCTCGACGTCGCGCAGGCCGGCAACTACACCTTCCGCGTCCTCAACGACGACGGTGCCAAGGTCTTCATCGACGGCCAGCAGGTCATCGACAACGACGGGCTGCAGGACTCCACCACCAAGGACGGCGACTACACGCTGACCGCGGGCCGGCACCAGCTGGAGATCCGCTACTTCCAGGCCGGCGGCGGCGAGAAGCTCACGCTGTCCTGGCGCAAGCCCGGCTCGACGACCTTCGAGGTCGTCCCGAACTCCGTGCTCTCGGTCGAGGGCGGCGGCGCGCGCGTCGTCGCGCCCGGCACCAAGGAGTGCGAGGGGCTCAGCGACGGCGCCGGCGACGGCCTGCCGCTGACGAAGGTGCACCCCAGCTTCACGCTGAGCAACCTGCGTCCCGCCGGCTTCCAGCCCGACGTCTCGGGCATCTCGTGGTACCCGAACGGCGACGCCGCCGTCCTCACCTGGGGCGCCGCGCAGGTCTCCACCAACGGCAAGCTCTACCGGGTCAGCAACGTCCAGGGCGTCGTCGACCCCGCGAAGCTGGCCTACAAGGAGGTCGCAGCCGGCCTGCAGGAGCCGCAGGGCGTCGCGGTCGTCGACGGCGACACCTACATCACCTCCAAGGTCGGGCTCGAGAAGCTCGTCGACGCCAACGGCGACGGCTACTTCGAGGGCCGCCAGCGCATCGCGACCTGGCCCAACGGCCAGAACTTCCACGAGTTCGCCTTCGGCCTGCCCTACAAGGACGGCTACTTCTACGTCGCGCTGTCGGTCGCGCTCGAGCGCAGCGGCTCCTCGACCGTCCCGCAGCCCGGCCCCGACCGCGGCACGTTCCTCAAGGTCAGCAAGGACACCGGCACGATCGAGTACGTCGCCGGCGGGCTGCGGACCCCGAACGGCATCGGCTTCGGCCCCGAGGGCGAGATCCTCGTGACCGACAACCAGGGTGGATGGGTCCCGGCGAGCAAGCTCGTCCAGATCAAGCAGGGTGCGTTCTACAACCACTTCACCACGCACAACAACGCGGCGGGCCAGCCCGAGGCGGGCCGGTTCGACAACCAGCCGGTCACGAAGCCGATCGTCTGGATGCCGCAGAACGAGATCGCCAACTCGCCCTCGACCCCCGTGGTCATGCAGGAGGGCCAGTTCACGGGTCAGCTCGCCATCGGCGACGTGACCTACGGCGGCCTGCAGCGCGTCCAGCTGGAGAAGGTCAACGGCCAGCTCCAGGGCGCGCTCTACCGGATGACCCAGGGGCTCGAGGCCGGCGTCAACGAGCTCGCGCTCGGCCCGGACGGCGACCTCTACATCGGCGGCATCGGCTACGACGGCAACTGGAACCAGCCGGGCAAGCTCCGCTACGGCTTCCAGAAGCTGACGGCGAACGACACCGTCACGATGGACATCCTGAAGACCGAGATCACCGACAAGGGCTTCGACATCACCTACACGAAGCCGCTGTCGGAGGAGACCCGCGCCGGCCTCGCGTCGAAGTACCAGATCGACCAGTGGCGCTACAACCCGACCAGCCAGTACGGCGGGCCGAAGCTCAACCAGGAGAACCTCGCCGTCACGGCGGCGACGGTCAGCGCCGACGGCAAGAAGGTCAGCCTGACGGTCACGGGCGTCAAGCCCGACCGCGTCGTGCACATCCGCTCCCCGCGCCCGTTCGCCGCCGCTGACGGCGAGGCGCTCTGGAGCACCGAGGTCTGGTACACCGCCAACGAGGTGCCGGGCTACGTCGCCCCCGCCGACAAGGGCTGGTACGAGGCCGAGGACGGCCAGCTCAGCTCCGGCGCGAGCATCGAGACCGAGCACAGCGGCTACTCCGGCTCGGGCTTCGTCGGCGGCTTCTTCAACAACGGTGCGACGCTGACCTTCAACGTCAACGCCGCCACGGCCGGCGTGCAGCCGGTCCACCTGCGCTACGCCAACGGCCCGAACCCCTTCACCGGGACCAAGCGCGTCGCGGTCTACGTGAACGGCACGAAGGTCGACCCGTGGGCGCTGCCCGACACCGGCAGCTGGAAGAACTGGCGGACGGTCAGCCGCGACTTCACCCTGCAGGCCGGCGCGAACACCATCACGTTCAAGTACGAGACCGGGGTCGACGGCAACGTCAACTTCGACGCCCTCAAGGTCGGCGGCGGCGTGGACGTCTGCACCCCGGCGGCGCCGGAGGCGGGCTACACCAGCCTCTTCGACGGCACGCTGGCCAGCTTCCAGCAGTGGAAGATGGCGGGCCCGGGCTCCTTCGGGCGCCAGGACGACTGCTCGATCCTGTCGGTGGGCGGCCTCGGCCTGCTCTACCACCCGCAGACGTTCACCTCCTACAGCCTGAAGCTGGACTGGAAGCTCGCGGGCGACGACAACGGCGGCGTCTTCGTCGGCTTCCCGGACCCGGGCAACGACCCGTGGGTCGCGGTCAACAAGGGCCACGAGATCCAGATCGACGCCACGGACGACCCGAGCCACACCACGGGCTCGATCTACGGCTTCAGCGCTGCGGACGCGGCGGCCCGTGACGCGGTGCTCAAGGCCCCCGGGCAGTGGAACTCGTACGAGATCATCGTCGAGGGCCAGCGCATCCAGGTCTGGCTGAACGGCGTCAAGATCAACGACTACGTCGACACCGACCCGAACCGCATGAACGCGCCGAGCATGATCGGCCTGCAGAACCACGGCACGGGCGACGAGGTCTTCTACCGCAACGTGCGGGTCAAGGCCCTCGGTGACACCACGGCCCCGACGGCCACGGCGACGGTCACCCCGGCCGCCGCGAACGGCCAGAACGGCTGGTACGTCTCGCCGGTCACGGTGGCCGTCAACGCCACCGACGACTCGGCCGGCGCGGTCACGGTCGAGTACCGCCTCGACGGCGGCGCGTGGACCACGTACGCGACGCCGGTCGTGGTCGCCGCCGCCGGTGAGCACACGCTCGAGTACCGCGCGACGGACGCCACGGGCAACGTCTCGGCCGTCAAGTCGGTCTCGTTCAAGGTGGACGCCGCCGCTCCGGTCGTGACCGTCTCCGGCCTGGAGTCCGGTGCCACGTACGGCGATTCCGGCAATCTGGTTCCGATGTGGTCGGCGACGGACGCCGGGTCGGGCCTCTCGGGCGCGGTGACCGCCACGCTCGACGGCAAGGCTCTCGCGGCCGGCTCGACCGTGACGCTCTACGAGCTGGCGCTCGGCGAGCACACCCTGGCCGTCACGGCCAAGGACAACGCCGGCAACACGACGACCCGCACGGTGACCTTCACCGTCGGGACCTCGTTCGCCGACATCAAGGCCCTGATCGCGGCGTTCCACGCTGACGGCACGATCAGCGCCAAGACCGTGACGGCGCTGCGCGACCGGCTCGACAAGGCCGAGCAGGCCGCCGACGCCGGCAGCGAGGCGCGGACGATCTCCTACCTGGAGCAGTTCGTCGACCGGGCCAACAGCCAGGTCAAGGGCGACGACCGCGACCTCATGGTCCGGCAGCTGCTCAAGCGCGACGCCGCGGCGCTGATCGCCGACGCGCAGCGCGTGGAGGCCGCGGAGCTCGCCGACCGGTGA
- the alr gene encoding alanine racemase, whose protein sequence is MTEDLGPSRTARIDLAAVRSNVESLRAHAGQAEVLAVVKADAYGHGLLPCARAARAAGASWLGVALLEEALALRAGGVEGRLLAWLLSPAEPRLAEAVAADVDLSVSAPWGVADAVAAAAVAGRPARLHLKADTGLSRGGATAEGWPELLDAALRAQAEGAVRVVGVWTHLAWADVPDHPTVDKQLDAFAYAVERAERAGARIEVRHAANSAATLTRPDSRFDLVRPGIAVYGLSPVPQLGGPEAYGLRPAMTLTAKLALVKRVPAGSGVSYGHAYVTDRETTVGLVPLGYADGIPRHAGERGPVLAAGRRRTVAGRVCMDQFVLDLGDDVAAAGDEVVLFGTGEHGEPTAEDWAQAAGTISYEIVTRLGPRVHRVWTGG, encoded by the coding sequence GTGACGGAAGACCTCGGGCCCTCGCGGACGGCGCGCATCGATCTCGCTGCCGTCCGCTCCAACGTCGAGTCCCTGCGTGCGCACGCGGGGCAGGCCGAGGTGCTCGCGGTCGTGAAGGCCGACGCGTACGGCCACGGGCTCCTCCCGTGCGCCCGGGCCGCACGCGCCGCCGGGGCGAGCTGGCTCGGGGTGGCGCTGCTGGAGGAGGCGCTCGCGCTGCGGGCCGGTGGCGTCGAGGGGCGGCTGCTCGCCTGGCTGCTCAGCCCGGCCGAGCCTCGGCTGGCCGAGGCGGTGGCCGCGGACGTCGACCTCTCGGTGTCGGCGCCATGGGGTGTGGCCGACGCCGTGGCCGCAGCCGCCGTGGCGGGCCGCCCCGCCCGCCTGCACCTCAAGGCCGACACCGGGCTGTCGCGCGGCGGTGCCACCGCGGAGGGCTGGCCGGAGCTGCTCGACGCCGCGCTGCGCGCGCAGGCCGAGGGCGCGGTCCGGGTCGTGGGGGTGTGGACGCACCTGGCGTGGGCCGACGTCCCGGACCACCCGACGGTCGACAAGCAGCTCGACGCCTTCGCGTACGCCGTGGAGCGGGCGGAGCGCGCCGGCGCGCGCATCGAGGTGCGCCACGCGGCCAACAGTGCGGCGACGCTGACCCGGCCGGACAGCCGGTTCGACCTGGTCCGGCCCGGGATCGCGGTCTACGGGCTCTCGCCGGTGCCGCAGCTCGGCGGCCCCGAGGCGTACGGCCTGCGCCCGGCGATGACGCTCACCGCGAAGCTCGCGCTGGTCAAGCGGGTCCCTGCCGGCAGCGGGGTGTCCTACGGGCACGCCTACGTCACCGACCGCGAGACGACGGTCGGTCTCGTCCCGCTCGGGTACGCCGACGGCATCCCGCGCCACGCCGGCGAGCGCGGGCCGGTGCTCGCCGCGGGACGGCGGCGCACGGTCGCCGGCCGCGTCTGCATGGACCAGTTCGTGCTCGACCTCGGCGATGACGTCGCCGCCGCCGGGGACGAGGTGGTCCTCTTCGGCACCGGCGAGCACGGCGAGCCGACCGCCGAGGACTGGGCGCAGGCGGCGGGCACCATCTCCTACGAGATCGTGACCCGGCTCGGCCCGCGGGTGCACCGCGTCTGGACCGGCGGGTGA